Genomic segment of Paenibacillus polymyxa:
CAAATATCGGAAACACCCATTTCAGTACAAACTTGCCTGTTGTAAGATGTTCTTGATAGCCCTGAGCCATCAACACGCAAGAAACAAGCATGATAAGCCCAAACGGCAGAATCAGTTTATGGTATGAAACACGTAATACATCTTCAGCAGCCTTAACCGCCGCATAATAGAAAATAAAAATTTTGAAAAAATCAAAAATAATGACAGTCATGACCCCAATTACATCCACTCTATCGACGAAATCTGATATTTCCACCTTGCTGATCATAGAAAGCAGCGGGTAAGTGGCCCGTTTGAATACGTCCTCCCCAAGCACAACCACATTTGACAGTGTAACAAAAGACAGGATTGCGCCTCCCAACAATACAGCGGTGACCCCAACCCCGTTGGCACGGTAGCCTTTCTTTAATGTGGGAAGGATCATCGCAAACGTGACCATCTCACCGTATGGCAACATCAAGGCTTGTGAATAGACAACCTCCCATACCGGCTGCCAGCCATGCTGGGCAATAGGAAATATATTGCTCATATGAACAATGCCTGACAATAAAATCATGATATTCGTAGCGAAGCCCAGCAGCAGCAGCAAAAATAACAGCATAAGTCCCGTGCGGCCTGCGACCTCAATTCCCAAATGCATCACATACATAACAAGACCAATCATCAGGACACAGACGATAGTTAACGGCGTATGCTGTAATGTCCGGTCGGCAATCAGTATTCCAGTATCTCGAAGATCGCGTGCTCCACCGTAAAGAAAAAACACAATATATAAAAAGGCAAGCACGCTCCCAGCAGTTTTGCCCAGGAGCACCTTGCAGTACTGTGTCATGAGTAGGTCGGGAAAGTGGCGGTGAAGGCTGCCGTAGCATAGAAAAAGTAGGGCTCCCAAACCTGCGGCGATAAGAATAGCAATCCACGCATCCTTGCCCGCATCTCGTCCGGGAATAGACATCATGGACGTCCCCAACTCAAACAGCATCATCAGGGAAATCATCTCTTTTGCGTCGATTTGTATCTTTTTCAATGCCTTCCCTCCTTTCCCGATTTCACTAATTGGACTCTCCCTTTGAATAAGGGCTAGTCCGTGACTGTGTATGCTTCAGTACCGAAGTCACCTGAACACGAACGGTGCTTTCTGCAAAATAGCGGCTCCATTCAGGTGAGAGTTTTTTCCACTGTTCAGGATGGCTTTTCTCCAGTGCATGGCCTAGGCCGAGTACATCACTACGGCTACGCTGAACCTCCTTAACCGTTGAAGTAATCACTTTTTTTGTTTCTTCTCCCCACTGTTTCTGCAAGCTATACATAACCTCTGGACTTTTTAAGTCAATCGAGCACTCGGCTTCCTGAATCGTCCCGGTCTGCTCCAAATTAATAACAAATACCGGCTTCCCTTGCTCGATCAGACTGTGTACATGTGTTTTAGAATACAAGGTTTCGATTCCAATGGTTTCACCTTTTTTGCCGCAGCTCAACGCGGTTTCAGCACTTTTCACTTTATTGTTTACTATAGATAATCCAATAGCTCGGTTATCGTCCAGCCAATGGACGAGACGATCCTTACGGAACACACCCATACCGTTAATGCGAACAACCGCTTCGGGCAAAATAGTATCCACGTTAGCCTTAAGGGGAGCCTGCTCCAAATTACCTTCTACTTCTACACCAGTAAGGACAGGCCCACTACCTTTATTGGACATACTCCGGATAACATCGTCTAGACTCACTGCGTAATCCCCGGCGTACATACGCTGGGACGCTTCCAGCTTACCCGAGATATCATTAGCAGGAATACGACCGATTGCAGTCATGGATGCCAGTACGTTCTTGGCCGTTTCACCGCGTGCTACCAGCATTTTCATCGTTAGTCGGGGCTCCGCAGCCCTTTCCAAATAATCCAACGTATCCCCGATACCACGTCGAGCCAGCTTTTCTCCAAAAACGACAATCCTCGCATGGGCCAGAGAAACTACCCGCGGAATCTTCTGTGAAGCTTTGCGAATCACTTGAAAAAGGTTGCTTCCCTTTTGCTGATACAGCACAACTGGGGTATTTCCTCGGGCTTTAGCCCCGGCAATTTCATCCGCTACGATAATCTGTAGGGAAACCACATAATCGGATTCACCGTCCGCATCAATGCCTATAGCCGCGACTACTGCCCGCTGGTTCAACTCCACTGAATCCCAGCAGCCAGAGAGAAGCGGCATGACTAGTAGCCCCACCAAACTCAGCATCCATATTCTCCATTTAAAGGTTACCGTGCTTCGTTCACTCCCCTTCTCCAGATGCACCCTGAGCGCCCCCCTCCCGCATTGGTGAAGTTTTATCGGAAGGGGAAATCCCGCTTCCATCCTTCATTCGTGTCTGATTCGTTGATGTAATACTTTTAGGACGTTTCCGCATCATCCAAAATGGCATTCGCAATACCGCATCCTTTTGACTCTCCAGCACAAAAGGACTGAAAGGGGCCATGTAGGGCACCCCAAAAGAGCGAAGACTGTTCATATGGGCGATCAGCGCAATGAGCCCCAATGTAATGCCATACAGCCCCATAAATGCAGCCAGCACCATAAAAACAAACCGGAACAGTCTCCCGGCTACCGCCATGTTATATGTCGGAATCGCGTAGCTGGCAATCCCCGTCAGCGCTACTACAATCGTGAGCAGCGGGGTGACAATTCCAGCCTCCACAGCCGCTTGTCCCAATACAAGCGCACCGATAACGGATACCGTTTGTCCGCCCACACGGGGCATTCGAATACCTGCTTCTCGCAAGATTTCAAAGGTGATTTCCAGAATAAACGCCTCCAGAAATGCCGGAAAAGGAACGGATTCCCGCTGCGCTAGTATGCTGATCAGCAGTGGGGTTGGTATCATTTCATAATGATAAGTGGTTAAGGCGATGTAGAGAGAAGGCCCCAAAATCAGAATAATAAAGCTGATATAACGTATGACTCGGATGACAGTTGCCATGTCATAACGTTCCGAATAATCGGAAGAACTTTGAAAAAATTGAGCAAATACAGTAGGCATCACCAGTACAAATGGATTTCCATCCACAATGAGTGCCACCCGACCCTCCATAATGTTGCTGCTAATCGTATCCGGTCTTTCCGAGTTATAGATCGTTGGAAATGGTGTGAGATTTTGGTCCTGTATCATCTCTTCTACCATGCCGGATTCAAATATGGCGTCAATATTGATGGCTTTTACCCGTTTACGAACTTCATCTACGACACTTGAATCTGCAATATTTTTCATATACAGTATGGCCACATTCGTGAGGGACGTACTTCCCACTTTGAACATCTCCATCGTAAGATCGGAGCTTTTAATCCGCCGACGTACAAGAGAGACGTTCGTGAACAGGGATTCCACAAATCCATCCTTCGGCCCCTGGACGACAGACTGTGTGGAGGGCTCGTTAACCCCCCGCGTCTCTCCTCCGCGTGTGCCGCATGCGATGGTTTTTTTACAGCCTTCCAGCAGAATGATCGTATCTCCCATTAAGAGTTGTTCCATCATGGAATTCCAATCATCGCAATCCTTCACTTCACCCAGTTCCAGCGCATGGGCCTGTATCCGATTGTAAAGCTCTTCTGCACTTTCTACCTCAGCAGCCACCTCGGCAGATGGGCGGCTAAGCAATGATTTCATGACGAGCTCATTCACCGTGTCCGTCTTGACCATACTATCTAGAAATACAATGGCGGCAGGAACATCCGCCTTTAGTCCGACATTAAAACGGCGAATCAAGAAGTCTGGGCTGTTAGACGTCGATTCCTTAATTTGCTGCAAGTTGGTATCCAAATGAGCCTCGATCTTTAAAGAACGTGAAGAATTTTCTTTATTCCTGTCCGCACCCGACTTTTTATTATGTTTGCGATAGGGATAGCGAATCATGAGCAAACCTCATCTCCAGTAAGGCAGCAATAGCTACCGCCCATTTTTCCTTATTCTTGTATCTTTGGAGTATGCTCAATCTATTCCCAGTTATGCACCAAACATGTGAACGAAACGCTATAAGCGCACCCGCGTAATAAATTTCAATAAATTCTTCATTTGCAAGCTTAATGTCAGTTTTTTTGATAAAATGAAGGAATATGCCTCTCGGGAGGGTTAGCATCTTGTTCAGTACGTTTTTTGTAAATACCTGTATCCTTGTCACCTTTTTGTACATAACAGGCCTTATATCACAAAGATATAAAATCCGACTGCACACCTTGAAACGTAAGGTACATTGGATTGGAGGCGCCCTTTTTGGGTGCTACGGCATAGTTATGATGTACTATTCAATTCCAGTAGGATTTAATACGATTGCCGATCTTCGTCATTTGGCCATCGTAGCTACCGCAACGTATATCGGCGCCCCAGCAGCACTCATGGCTACCCTGTTTATATGTGTAGGTAGATTATTACTGTTTGGTATTAACACTCAAGCCATCGTAGGCGCTGTTTTTATGCTGTTTGCCGGTCTGGGGTGCGCTATACTGTCACATTTGTCGTGGTCACGTTTGCCCAAGCTGATTATGATGAACATTTTTGCTTTGGGCTTTATATTTTGTTCCCTGATGGTTAATTTAAAAGATCTTGATGATGTTCTGCACGTGTATCCGCTCCAATTCTTCATTTCCATGGTCGGCGGATGTCTTCTGTACCTCATTGCTGAATCTATCAACACATCCAATGAGCTGTTACTTCGACTGGAGCATACCTCCTACACAGACCATCTCACTAATTTAAGCAACAGAAGACAGCTTGAGTTTTCATTGGAAGAAAAGCTCCCTCAAGCTCGCCAACGTCATGAGCACTTATCTGTACTGGTGTTGGATATTGATCACTTCAAGGAAGTCAACGATACCTACGGACATGCGGCAGGAGATGCAGTGCTGCGCCAGCTTGGGCAGATTTTAATGGAAAAATGTCGTCCTAATGATGTAGTCACCCGCAGCGGGGGGGAAGAATTCACTGTGCTTTTGCCGAATTGTGCTTTTCGGCAAGCGCTGCACATAGCTAATCAGATTCTAAGTGGAGTAAATCAGCACGAGTTTATTTTAGCGGACGATCTTGTTCTTAAAGTCACGGTGTCCATCGGCGTGACGACCTTTCCTGGTACCGGGGAAGATATGTCCGGGGCAGCCCTGCTGGAGCAGGCAGATAAAGCACTATACGAAGCTAAAAATGCAGGACGTAACCGGGTTTGCTCATATGAAATATAATTTGAGGCATGACCATTTCATAGAAATAGCCGATACAACCCTCTCTTGAGAGTCGTATCGGCTATTATCATTTTGAATCTTCATTATGATTGCATTTCCCCACCACGAGTGATGTACGATTGGCAAGCGAAGCCAGCGTATGGGACCCCCATACTTCTAGCATACGTTGTTCGCTCTCGGCTAAAATTTCGGATACGGCTATCGCCAACTCCTCACAAAAAGGATTGGTTTCCGGTTCATGCATCATACCCGGGAAAATTGGATCACATATTTCAATGGCGTGGTATATATCGGCAAGTGTAATATGGTCGGCCGAACGGGTAAGCACATAGCCTCCCTCACGACCTTCGCGTGCTGCAATCAAATCTGCCTGTACAAGTCGTGTCAGCACCCTGCGCACCAAAGTGACTTCACAGTCAATGGAACGGGCAATAGAACCGCTGGCACAGAGTTCTCCGTACTTTTCCAAATAGACAAGCGCCTTTACCGCCACCCCAAGCCATTTGGGCGTTGCGGTGCGTAGTCGTTTTTCACTATTCAAATGAGATGACACCCCTAAGCTGTAGAAACTTCGTTGAATGCATTGTACGTGATGTCAGAAGTAAGTTCAAGCCTGAAAGCCGGAATCCTCTGTAGCATTAGCGCCCAAAGTAAAATGAGCTAGCCGCACTTCCCCGCTCAACAACAGGTATACATCACGTGTGCCAGAGACTGAATGTACCGCTTCCGCGAGCGTAATCCATGCTTGCGCCCCTCCTGTATTGCCCACATTCACACGTGCCACAGCTTCGCTGTCCGGCGCATCCAAACGCAGCTCAATTGTGGCATCGCTGCTGTTGCCTGACACGCGGCACTGAAGCTCGACCACACTCACCACCGTATCCATGTCTACGCCATGAAAGGCAATCCAACCGGAACGTTGAGGTGTCCGCGGACGTACACAAGCCTCCCTTTGCTCCTTGCTTTCATCCAATACGATGTCGGAGCAATCATCAAAGTTTTCAGCGCGGATACTTCGTCCGGCTTGGCGTGGCGGAATAACTTCGCCACGAACGTACACAGGGTGCTCCAATCGGATATCCGCTGAGGAAGCGCCCGCCAGCAGTGTATATTCACCCGATTCAACGCAATAGCAATCCCGTGTGACATCCCAAATCGCCCAATCCTTCACCCGAATCGTAAAGGAAACCGTTCGCCTCTCACCTGGCTCTAGGCGAATGCGTTGAAATCCGCACAATGTCTTCAGTGGTCGCTTTACTCGTGAGGCACCGGGACGTACATAGAGTTGTACAACCTCTTCACCAGCAGCCACGCCCCGATTCGTCACCTCTACCCACACCTGGAGCGTATCCATGGCATTCAGTGCAGCAATAGACTTTACGCTATCCTTTGGGGCATCCGTACGCAGGTCATTATATTCAAAAGGCGAATACGTCAATCCATGGCCAAACGGATATAAAGGTTCACCTTCAAAATATTGATAGGTACGACCGCCGCGAATAATATCGTAATCTTTAATGTCGCCCAATTGATCCTCGCTCTGAACCCAAGTCATGTTCAAACGCCCCGCTGGCGCGTAGTCTCCAAATAACACATCCGCTATTGCTGTACCATGCTCTTGTCCCGCATGAGACGTGTATACGATCGCTGGAATATGCTCCTGAACCCAAGGGATGGCAAATGGATAGCTGCCCGTCAGAACCACAATCGTATTCGGATTGACGCGATACACTTCCTCGATAAGCCGTTGCTGGGAAGCTGGCAGTTCCAAGCCTGGACGGTCATTCTCTTCCTTTCCATTGATGAGCGGGTGATTTCCAACAAATACAATTGCTGTATCTGCCGCTTGCGCAGCGGCTATCGCTTCCGCTAAACCATCTGACACCGTCTCTACATGGAATGTTGTATGGCTCTGTCCTGAAACTGTCGAGGCTGTCGAGGCGTTACTCTCTACAGCGTGAAGTACAGATTTTTCAGCCTCCACTACCTTTAATGAGCCCTCCGTTCCGGCAATCACTGAATTGCCATTCCATGTTGTCCACAGATGCTCTCCTTGTTCAACAGGAGTCAGCCCAAAGACCTCTTTGACATACCAGCCATACGCTTCATCAGCTGTCACACGGAGCGTCTCCTCATCACTCGTCACGTAAGTACCTAGATGCTCATCATGTAACGTCACACTGCCATAGCCCCAATCCGTCATCGTCAATATCGTGGGCTTTCCATCCTGGGACAGGCGCATCTCACCAGAAGAATCGACTGTGAGCTTCGCTCCGTCATTCGCCGCCGTCAAGGTCACGCGATTATTGGCATCACGGTACACGACGCGTTCCTTTGCGTCCTCACCTTCCAGTTTGGCACGAATCGCCTCCAGCGGTGTAACCCGGTAGGGCAGCGTACCGGAATACCAGTCGCGGTACACCTCATTGCCATGCGTACCAATGACCGCTACTTTGCCGCACCGGGCAGGGTTCAAAGGCAAGAGTTCATGCTCATTTTTAAGCAATACGATCTGCTCCCTCGCCGCACGCAACGACAATTCACGGGCTTGCTCTGTCAGGAGAGCTTCCTCTCCGATTGAGGCATAAGGATTGTCTGCCGCCAGATCAAATTCCCCCAAACGAAAACGGACGCGGAACGTATGGAACAGTGCCCGATCCAAGTCTTCTTCTTGTAGCGTTCCTTGCGCCAAGGCTTCACGAATCGCCTGTTTGGAGAGCTCTGCATCATCTGTAATGCTGTCAATTCCCGCCTGAATAGATTCGGCCACACCTGGCGTGTGGGAATCGTAATACTGATGATCGTTGACAATCCCCATGATATCCCCCGCATCACTTACAACAAAGCCGTCCATCCCCCATTCGTCCCTGACAATATCGTTAACCCCATGATATAACGTAGCAGGCGTTCCATTAATCAGGTTGTAAGAAGTCATCATCGACTGGGCGCCGCCTTCCGTAAAAGGCTTCTCAAAGGCTCTTAGGTAATATTCTCGCAGGTTTCGTGGATCTATACTGGAGGAGCCACTTCCCCGATCCACTTCATTATTGTTACCCAGAAAATGTTTTAAAGTGGCAACCGCTTTCAAATATACCGGATGATCCCCCTGTATCCCCTTGACTAACTCCTTTGACAGCTCTCCCGTCAAATATGGATCTTCGCCGTAAGCTTCCTCATTGCGTCCCCACCTCGGGTCACGCTCCATATCCACTGTAGGTGCCCACAGGGTCAGACCGTTTAATTTGGCATCACGACGATAGTAAACACGCGCCTCATCTGCGATAACAGAGCCGATGAGGCGCATTAATTCCGTATCCCAAGTACATGCCAATCCTACAGGCTGAGGAAATGAAGTCGCCTCACCCAACCACGCTATCCCGTGTGCCGCTTCTGTACCGTGCTTATAAGCTGCGACTCCCAATCGGTCAATGGCCGGCTGGTATTGCAACATGGATTCAACCTTTTCCTCCAAGGTTAGTCGCGACACAAGATCCCGTACACGCTCATCCAGATGAATCTTCGGATCTTGAAATAAATATTCGATACCCGTTGTTTCATGACTCATATCCGTCATCTCCTTGGCTTAATTAAGATGATTAAAAGTTCATTCATGAAAGCGTTTTAATATATCATAGCTAAAAAGGGGTACCCCGGCAACAATACCGAAAACATCCTATACTGATTGAAAGAGAGACCGCAGCATAAAGACAAAAAAAGTTGTATTTTACCTTCAATATACAAAGCTAAAAATAATATTTTTTGGTATAATCAGGATATATCATGGAAGGAGGAAGCTCTAATGAAAAATACTGGAATGACACGACCTCTAGATCAATTGGGCCGGATTGTACTTCCTAAGGAAATGCGGACCACAATGGATATCAATATCGGTGATTCACTTGAATTTTTCGTAGATGAAGAAGGGTTTGTACTAAGAAAATACACCGGTGTCTCCTGCAAATTTTGCGGCGCGGTGGATCATTTAACTTATTTTCGCGACAGCTTTATTTGCGCAGAGTGCATCCAGGTATTAAAGACCGATGAAAATGTGCATGCCACAAGCACCGATGCTATCCAGGCTCAAGAAGATTCTAAGCCGACCCGAACCAACACAACCTGGCAACCCAAGCAATCTAGAGTGCAGCAAGGTGAAATGGTAAAAAAGCTACGCAAGCTAATTCAGGAACACCCGAACCTGCCACAAAAAGTATATGCAGAAATGCTAGATATTTCTCAAGGCCGGGTGTCCCAGTTGAAAAAGCTACTCTAAACCTTCTCAAAACAATATCCCAAGATCATATACTATGTACTCGCAAGCCTATCATTTTCATCGCAACTACGATGGCCAGATATAGAGTAAGGTGCATTTCCGCGGATGTGTCCCTTACTCTGTATCTGGCTTTTTTATGCTGTCCGCTTCTACCAATGTGACAATAGTCACATACTCTCAATGTATACGTATATACAATATATAGATCGAAACAATTCGTTAACACAAGATATCATCAATATGTTGTTTTTGTGAAAAATATATATATTTTACTATATGGAGGGTTTTACGATGAAGGTGCTGGAGGAACATCAATTATACGACATCGGCGAGCGGGTCATTGGGGCACAAGATCTGGACATGCTACGGGAGAATGCAAATTTGAATGGAGAATCGTTCAGCGGCAAAATGAGCAAGCTTGGGTCCGAGTATGCCAAATGGTATGCGCGCCTGCGGGTACTTCCGCCTGAGCTGACGAACGCGATTGACCACGGGTATGTATATGTTCACGATTTGGACCAATATGCACTCGGAACTACAAATTGTATCTTTATTCCTTTTGGTCGTTTACTGCGAGACGGCTTCAATACAGGCAACGGCTCTGTGCGCACACCGCAAACGATTATGTCTGCTATGGCACTAGTCGCCATCATATTCCAGTCTCAGCAAAACAGCCAATTCGGAGGTGTCTCTGCCAATAAAATCGATTGGGACCTTGCCCCATACGTTGCCCGGTCCTTCCGCAAGCATCTGCGCAAGGGACTCCGGTTGTTCGAGGAAGAGATAGAATCCAGTCTGTCTGACGACGAACTACATATGGCCAATCCCCATTTGCAAGAAGTCTGCCCTCGTTCCTACGCATTCGCACGCGAAGAAACGGAGACGGAAACCCGGCAGGCTGCTGAATCGCTCATTCATAACCTGAACACCATGAGCAGTCGGGCGGGGGGACAGATTCCATTCACTTCACTGAATTACGGAATGTGCACGTCTGCTGAGGGACGGCTTGTTACTCAATCGCTGCTGGAGGCCACTATTCGCGGCTTGGGCAGCGGGGAAACTCCTATTTTTCCACAACATATTTTCCAATGTAAAGAGGGAATCAACCAGGCAGAAGGCGACATCAATTATGATTTGTTCTTACGGGCGGTAGAATGCTCTAGCAGACGGATGTATCCCAATTTTGTGAATGTGGATGCCACCTTCAACCTGCCTTTTTACCGTGCTGATGATCCAGATACCATTATAGCGACAATGGGTTGCCGTACCCGCACCATTTCTGACCGTTTCGGTAGAAACCGGCAAAGTGGCAAGGGGAATCTCTCCTTCAATACCATTAATCTGGTGCGGCTTGGCATTGAATATGGTATTTGCACAGGCAAACGCCTGACACCTGACCGTGATCGCTTTGATGCGAGACTAGAAGAAGTTATGCGCATTGCGGTAGATGGCCTAATTCATCGCTATCAAATCCAGACCAGCCAACCGGCCAAAGCCTCGGACTTTATGATGCGCGAAGGGGTATGGGAAGGTGGAGAACAACTGGCACCAGATGATAAGGTGGGAGGCGTACTAAAACACGGTACGCTTTCGATTGGGTTCATCGGGCTGGCTGAGTGCATGAAGGCACTATACGGGAAACACCACGGGGAGGATGATTTTGTATACCGCGAGGCACAGCGAATCATCACTTCCATGCGCGTGTATTGCGATCGAATGAGTGAACATCACAATCTAAATATTACATTATTTGCTACGCCTGCCGAAGGTCTGTCGGGCAAGTTCACATTGCTGGATCAACGTGATTTCGGGATTATTCCTGAGGTAAATGATCGAGAATATTACACGAATTCTTTTCATATTCCCGTGTATTACACGCTCCCGGCTGCTCGTAAAATCAGCTTGGAAGCTCCGTTCCATAACCTATGCAACGCTGGTGCGATTTCATACATTGAGCTGGACGGTAATGCGCGGAATAACCCGGATGCGTTTCTTAAAATTGTTCAGTATGCGCTGCATCAGAATATCGGCTACTTCTCCATCAACCATCCGGTGGATCGTTGTACGGAATGTGGTTATGAAGGGATTATCGGGACAAGCTGCCCCCAATGTGGCACAGATGAGGAGCACACACACTTTCAGCGCTTACGTCGGGTAACCGGATATCTGACAGGAGATTATACCGTTCGCTTTAATGCCGCAAAACAGGCAGAAGTTCGAGACCGGGTGAAACATAAGTGAATTTGTGTGGCTACATTCCGGAATCTCTGAACGAAGGATACGGCCTGCGCTCCGTTGTGTTCATTAGCGGTTGCCGTCATGCCTGTCCTGGATGCTTTAATCCAGAGTCATGGAGCTTCCGTGCAGGCGAGCCATTCACCCCCCAACGACAACAGGAGGTCATTCGTGACATCATGGAAAATCCGTTGTTGGATGGACTGACTCTCTGCGGGGGAGACCCGTTTTTCTCAGCAGCAGAATGCTCGCAATTTGTGCGTGACTTCCGCGAAGCCTGTCCCGACCGAACCGTGTGGGCTTACACTGGCTTTGTCTATGAAGATCTACTCACAGATCAGGAGCGACAGGAACTGGCGCTTTTGTGCGATGTGATTGTGGACGGTCGTTTTGTAGAACAGCAAAAGGACCTGACCCTTCCCTTCCGGGGCAGTCGCAACCAGCGTCTGGTAGATGTGAAAGCCAGTATTCAGGCAGG
This window contains:
- a CDS encoding Ger(x)C family spore germination protein, producing the protein MHLEKGSERSTVTFKWRIWMLSLVGLLVMPLLSGCWDSVELNQRAVVAAIGIDADGESDYVVSLQIIVADEIAGAKARGNTPVVLYQQKGSNLFQVIRKASQKIPRVVSLAHARIVVFGEKLARRGIGDTLDYLERAAEPRLTMKMLVARGETAKNVLASMTAIGRIPANDISGKLEASQRMYAGDYAVSLDDVIRSMSNKGSGPVLTGVEVEGNLEQAPLKANVDTILPEAVVRINGMGVFRKDRLVHWLDDNRAIGLSIVNNKVKSAETALSCGKKGETIGIETLYSKTHVHSLIEQGKPVFVINLEQTGTIQEAECSIDLKSPEVMYSLQKQWGEETKKVITSTVKEVQRSRSDVLGLGHALEKSHPEQWKKLSPEWSRYFAESTVRVQVTSVLKHTQSRTSPYSKGESN
- a CDS encoding GerAB/ArcD/ProY family transporter, with the translated sequence MKKIQIDAKEMISLMMLFELGTSMMSIPGRDAGKDAWIAILIAAGLGALLFLCYGSLHRHFPDLLMTQYCKVLLGKTAGSVLAFLYIVFFLYGGARDLRDTGILIADRTLQHTPLTIVCVLMIGLVMYVMHLGIEVAGRTGLMLLFLLLLLGFATNIMILLSGIVHMSNIFPIAQHGWQPVWEVVYSQALMLPYGEMVTFAMILPTLKKGYRANGVGVTAVLLGGAILSFVTLSNVVVLGEDVFKRATYPLLSMISKVEISDFVDRVDVIGVMTVIIFDFFKIFIFYYAAVKAAEDVLRVSYHKLILPFGLIMLVSCVLMAQGYQEHLTTGKFVLKWVFPIFAVFFPFLLLMVSWLKKFRNKKRKEYAS
- a CDS encoding spore germination protein; the encoded protein is MIRYPYRKHNKKSGADRNKENSSRSLKIEAHLDTNLQQIKESTSNSPDFLIRRFNVGLKADVPAAIVFLDSMVKTDTVNELVMKSLLSRPSAEVAAEVESAEELYNRIQAHALELGEVKDCDDWNSMMEQLLMGDTIILLEGCKKTIACGTRGGETRGVNEPSTQSVVQGPKDGFVESLFTNVSLVRRRIKSSDLTMEMFKVGSTSLTNVAILYMKNIADSSVVDEVRKRVKAINIDAIFESGMVEEMIQDQNLTPFPTIYNSERPDTISSNIMEGRVALIVDGNPFVLVMPTVFAQFFQSSSDYSERYDMATVIRVIRYISFIILILGPSLYIALTTYHYEMIPTPLLISILAQRESVPFPAFLEAFILEITFEILREAGIRMPRVGGQTVSVIGALVLGQAAVEAGIVTPLLTIVVALTGIASYAIPTYNMAVAGRLFRFVFMVLAAFMGLYGITLGLIALIAHMNSLRSFGVPYMAPFSPFVLESQKDAVLRMPFWMMRKRPKSITSTNQTRMKDGSGISPSDKTSPMREGGAQGASGEGE
- a CDS encoding diguanylate cyclase; the encoded protein is MFSTFFVNTCILVTFLYITGLISQRYKIRLHTLKRKVHWIGGALFGCYGIVMMYYSIPVGFNTIADLRHLAIVATATYIGAPAALMATLFICVGRLLLFGINTQAIVGAVFMLFAGLGCAILSHLSWSRLPKLIMMNIFALGFIFCSLMVNLKDLDDVLHVYPLQFFISMVGGCLLYLIAESINTSNELLLRLEHTSYTDHLTNLSNRRQLEFSLEEKLPQARQRHEHLSVLVLDIDHFKEVNDTYGHAAGDAVLRQLGQILMEKCRPNDVVTRSGGEEFTVLLPNCAFRQALHIANQILSGVNQHEFILADDLVLKVTVSIGVTTFPGTGEDMSGAALLEQADKALYEAKNAGRNRVCSYEI
- a CDS encoding AbrB/MazE/SpoVT family DNA-binding domain-containing protein, whose product is MKNTGMTRPLDQLGRIVLPKEMRTTMDINIGDSLEFFVDEEGFVLRKYTGVSCKFCGAVDHLTYFRDSFICAECIQVLKTDENVHATSTDAIQAQEDSKPTRTNTTWQPKQSRVQQGEMVKKLRKLIQEHPNLPQKVYAEMLDISQGRVSQLKKLL
- a CDS encoding glycoside hydrolase family 3 protein; its protein translation is MSHETTGIEYLFQDPKIHLDERVRDLVSRLTLEEKVESMLQYQPAIDRLGVAAYKHGTEAAHGIAWLGEATSFPQPVGLACTWDTELMRLIGSVIADEARVYYRRDAKLNGLTLWAPTVDMERDPRWGRNEEAYGEDPYLTGELSKELVKGIQGDHPVYLKAVATLKHFLGNNNEVDRGSGSSSIDPRNLREYYLRAFEKPFTEGGAQSMMTSYNLINGTPATLYHGVNDIVRDEWGMDGFVVSDAGDIMGIVNDHQYYDSHTPGVAESIQAGIDSITDDAELSKQAIREALAQGTLQEEDLDRALFHTFRVRFRLGEFDLAADNPYASIGEEALLTEQARELSLRAAREQIVLLKNEHELLPLNPARCGKVAVIGTHGNEVYRDWYSGTLPYRVTPLEAIRAKLEGEDAKERVVYRDANNRVTLTAANDGAKLTVDSSGEMRLSQDGKPTILTMTDWGYGSVTLHDEHLGTYVTSDEETLRVTADEAYGWYVKEVFGLTPVEQGEHLWTTWNGNSVIAGTEGSLKVVEAEKSVLHAVESNASTASTVSGQSHTTFHVETVSDGLAEAIAAAQAADTAIVFVGNHPLINGKEENDRPGLELPASQQRLIEEVYRVNPNTIVVLTGSYPFAIPWVQEHIPAIVYTSHAGQEHGTAIADVLFGDYAPAGRLNMTWVQSEDQLGDIKDYDIIRGGRTYQYFEGEPLYPFGHGLTYSPFEYNDLRTDAPKDSVKSIAALNAMDTLQVWVEVTNRGVAAGEEVVQLYVRPGASRVKRPLKTLCGFQRIRLEPGERRTVSFTIRVKDWAIWDVTRDCYCVESGEYTLLAGASSADIRLEHPVYVRGEVIPPRQAGRSIRAENFDDCSDIVLDESKEQREACVRPRTPQRSGWIAFHGVDMDTVVSVVELQCRVSGNSSDATIELRLDAPDSEAVARVNVGNTGGAQAWITLAEAVHSVSGTRDVYLLLSGEVRLAHFTLGANATEDSGFQA
- a CDS encoding Rrf2 family transcriptional regulator, producing the protein MNSEKRLRTATPKWLGVAVKALVYLEKYGELCASGSIARSIDCEVTLVRRVLTRLVQADLIAAREGREGGYVLTRSADHITLADIYHAIEICDPIFPGMMHEPETNPFCEELAIAVSEILAESEQRMLEVWGSHTLASLANRTSLVVGKCNHNEDSK